A part of Streptomyces sp. NBC_00557 genomic DNA contains:
- a CDS encoding DUF3263 domain-containing protein: MELGPREHAILALERRGFPGPGAKERAIREQLGLSPVRYYQLLNALLDDERALAADPVTVNRLRRVRESRRAER; the protein is encoded by the coding sequence ATGGAACTCGGCCCGCGCGAACACGCCATCCTCGCCCTGGAGCGCCGCGGCTTCCCCGGCCCCGGCGCGAAGGAGCGCGCGATACGCGAGCAACTGGGCCTGTCCCCGGTCCGCTACTACCAGCTCCTCAACGCCCTGCTGGACGACGAGCGAGCCCTGGCGGCGGACCCGGTGACGGTGAACCGCCTGCGGAGGGTGAGGGAGTCCCGCAGAGCGGAGCGCTGA
- the nagA gene encoding N-acetylglucosamine-6-phosphate deacetylase yields the protein MAPSLVLAGARVVLPSGVVEDGRVSVEGTRIVARAADSAPVIDVSGHWLIPGFVDIHNHGGGGASFSGTADDVLTAVRTHRAHGTTTLVASTVTDETDLLARQAGMLSELAEQGEIAGIHFEGPFISPCRKGAHSEALLRDPDPAEVRKLIDAARGRAVMVTLATELPGGVDSVRLLAEHGVIAAIGHTDATYEQTVQAIDAGATVATHLFNAMPALGHRAPGPIAALLEDERVTVELINDGTHLHPAALQLAFHHAGADRVAFITDAMDAAGTGDGRYMLGPLEVEVSEGVARLVQGGSIAGSTLTLDRAFKRAVTVDGLPVQDAVTALSVNPARLLGLFDRIGSLEPGKDADLLLVDADFDLKGVMRRGEWVVTPPQLA from the coding sequence ATGGCTCCCAGCTTGGTTCTCGCAGGTGCTCGGGTGGTGCTGCCCAGCGGAGTGGTGGAGGACGGGCGCGTGTCCGTCGAGGGGACGCGGATCGTGGCCCGGGCCGCCGACAGCGCCCCGGTGATCGACGTGTCCGGCCACTGGCTGATCCCCGGTTTCGTCGACATCCACAACCACGGCGGCGGCGGAGCCTCCTTCTCCGGCACCGCCGACGACGTCCTCACGGCCGTCCGCACGCACCGCGCGCACGGCACCACCACGCTGGTCGCCTCCACCGTCACCGACGAGACGGACCTGCTGGCGCGGCAGGCCGGGATGCTGAGCGAACTGGCCGAGCAGGGCGAGATCGCCGGCATCCACTTCGAGGGACCGTTCATCTCGCCGTGCCGCAAGGGTGCGCACTCCGAGGCGCTCCTGCGCGACCCGGACCCGGCGGAGGTCCGCAAGCTGATCGACGCGGCGCGCGGCCGGGCGGTGATGGTCACGCTCGCCACGGAGCTGCCGGGCGGCGTCGACTCGGTACGGCTGCTCGCCGAGCACGGTGTCATCGCGGCGATCGGGCACACGGACGCCACGTACGAGCAGACGGTGCAGGCCATCGACGCGGGCGCGACGGTCGCCACCCACCTGTTCAACGCGATGCCCGCGCTGGGCCACCGCGCCCCCGGGCCCATCGCCGCGCTGCTGGAGGACGAGCGGGTCACGGTCGAGCTGATCAACGACGGCACGCACCTGCACCCGGCCGCGCTCCAGCTGGCCTTCCACCACGCGGGCGCGGACCGGGTCGCGTTCATCACCGACGCCATGGACGCGGCCGGCACCGGCGACGGCCGCTACATGCTCGGCCCGCTCGAGGTCGAGGTCAGCGAGGGCGTGGCCCGGCTGGTTCAGGGCGGCTCGATCGCGGGCTCCACGCTCACCCTGGACCGCGCGTTCAAGCGGGCGGTGACCGTGGACGGGCTGCCGGTGCAGGACGCCGTCACGGCCCTGTCCGTCAACCCGGCCCGCCTGCTGGGCCTGTTCGACCGCATCGGCTCCCTGGAGCCCGGCAAGGACGCCGACCTGCTCCTGGTGGACGCGGACTTCGACCTCAAGGGCGTGATGCGGCGGGGCGAGTGGGTGGTCACCCCGCCCCAACTGGCCTGA
- the otsB gene encoding trehalose-phosphatase, with the protein MDPMPTPATQPGRDGLAALLARPRAALVGLDFDGTLAPIVADPEQARAHPEAVPALAALAPKVASVTVITGRPAGVAVRYGGFAGVPGLEHLTVLGHYGAERWDAVTGTVTAPAPHPGVAAARAELPGVLDRAGAWPGTWIEEKGRAVAVHTRRAADPQAAFEALRGPLTDLAARHGLIVEPGRMVLELRPPGMDKGVALADHVRRTGAECVVYAGDDLGDLPAFAAVDKLRSDGVPGLLVCSGSTEVTELAERADVVVDGPAGVVHLLRSLAAQLG; encoded by the coding sequence ATGGACCCTATGCCGACCCCAGCCACGCAGCCCGGCCGGGACGGACTCGCCGCACTCCTGGCGAGGCCCCGCGCAGCGCTCGTCGGCCTGGACTTCGACGGCACGCTGGCCCCCATCGTCGCCGACCCCGAACAGGCCCGCGCCCACCCCGAAGCCGTACCCGCACTCGCGGCCCTCGCCCCGAAGGTCGCCTCCGTCACGGTGATCACCGGCCGCCCCGCCGGCGTCGCCGTCCGCTACGGCGGCTTCGCCGGCGTCCCCGGCCTGGAGCACCTGACCGTCCTCGGCCACTACGGCGCCGAACGCTGGGACGCGGTCACCGGCACGGTCACCGCCCCGGCCCCGCATCCCGGCGTCGCGGCGGCCCGCGCCGAGCTGCCGGGCGTGCTGGACCGCGCCGGCGCCTGGCCCGGCACCTGGATCGAGGAGAAGGGCCGGGCGGTCGCGGTGCACACCCGCCGCGCCGCCGACCCGCAGGCCGCGTTCGAGGCGCTGCGCGGCCCCCTCACCGACCTCGCCGCCCGGCACGGACTGATCGTCGAGCCCGGCCGCATGGTCCTGGAGCTGCGCCCGCCGGGCATGGACAAGGGCGTGGCGCTCGCCGACCACGTCCGCAGGACCGGCGCCGAGTGCGTCGTCTACGCCGGCGACGACCTCGGCGACCTGCCCGCCTTCGCCGCCGTCGACAAGCTCCGCTCCGACGGCGTCCCCGGCCTGCTGGTGTGCAGCGGCAGCACGGAGGTCACGGAACTGGCGGAACGCGCGGACGTGGTGGTCGACGGCCCGGCCGGCGTCGTGCACCTGCTGCGGTCGCTCGCGGCTCAGCTCGGCTGA
- a CDS encoding glucosyl-3-phosphoglycerate synthase — MLEEVERWLATRSWSVADRPLHRILAAKQRTGQTISVVLPALNEEETVGDIVAVIRRDLVERVPLVDEIVVVDSGSTDRTSQVAAAAGARVVHRDEILPRVPAVPGKGEVLWRSLLVTSGDIVCFIDADLRDFSADFVSGIVGPLLTDPGVDLVKGMYDRPLAGTAGQGGRVTELMARPLLNMHWPQLAGFVQPLGGEYAARRSLLEQLPFPVGYGVELGMLVDALHLVGLDALAQVDVGVRKHRHQDGQALGRMAAAIYRTAQLRLARGHLVRPCLTQFERGEDGFEPRTYSVDTEERPPMLEIAEYAERKVA; from the coding sequence GTGCTGGAAGAAGTCGAGCGCTGGCTGGCCACCCGCTCCTGGTCCGTGGCCGATCGCCCGCTCCACCGGATCCTCGCCGCCAAGCAGCGCACGGGCCAGACGATCAGCGTCGTGCTGCCCGCGCTCAACGAGGAGGAGACGGTCGGCGACATCGTCGCGGTCATCCGCCGCGACCTCGTGGAACGGGTCCCGCTCGTCGACGAGATCGTCGTGGTCGACTCCGGCTCCACCGACCGCACCTCCCAGGTCGCCGCCGCCGCGGGCGCCCGGGTCGTTCACCGGGACGAGATCCTGCCGCGCGTTCCGGCCGTCCCCGGCAAGGGTGAGGTGCTGTGGCGCTCCCTGCTGGTGACCAGCGGCGACATCGTCTGCTTCATCGACGCGGATCTCAGGGACTTCTCCGCCGACTTCGTCTCCGGGATCGTCGGCCCGCTGCTCACCGACCCCGGCGTGGACCTGGTCAAGGGCATGTACGACCGCCCGCTCGCCGGAACCGCGGGGCAGGGCGGCCGGGTCACCGAGCTGATGGCCCGCCCGCTGCTGAACATGCACTGGCCGCAGCTCGCCGGTTTCGTGCAGCCGCTGGGCGGCGAGTACGCGGCCCGGCGCAGCCTGCTGGAGCAGCTGCCGTTCCCCGTCGGCTACGGCGTGGAACTGGGCATGCTGGTGGACGCCCTGCACCTGGTCGGCCTCGACGCGCTGGCCCAGGTGGACGTGGGCGTGCGCAAGCACCGCCACCAGGACGGGCAGGCGCTCGGCCGGATGGCAGCCGCGATCTACCGCACCGCCCAGCTCAGGCTGGCGCGCGGCCACCTGGTGCGGCCCTGCCTCACCCAGTTCGAGCGGGGCGAGGACGGCTTCGAACCGCGCACCTACTCCGTGGACACCGAGGAGCGGCCGCCGATGCTGGAGATCGCGGAGTACGCGGAACGCAAGGTGGCGTGA
- a CDS encoding ABC transporter substrate-binding protein: protein MLNGSDSKVEVLRVRRRTAGTIAVVSALGMTAVLGGCGSTGSSDVTLRLVAADYGDSPADSSKKYWDALAKEYESKHPGVKIDVSVYSWNEVDAKVKDMVAAGHAPDLAQIGAYADYAAAGKLYPASDLLSIRTQADFLSQLSEAGQWNHTQYGIPFAASTRVLFYNKTLFAKAGITPPTTWDELAADARALKDKGVKYPFALPLGPEEAQAETMQWMLSGAGSDNDGNGYTDDIGTYTIDSAPNVQTFTWLKDDLVGKGLTGPVAPGRLNRADAFAAFADGQVGMLNGHPTLIQQAEKKGVKFGMVPTPGRTGPARSSMGVADWMMAFRQNGHRDQIGDFLDFVYSDKNVLAFSREYGLLPVTGSASTAMSESDAASDKALRPFLDQLPTSELYPVGKTSWATVSAAVKQNIGQAVAPGGDPAGVLSRLQATATAADSGAGN from the coding sequence ATGTTGAACGGTTCAGACAGCAAGGTTGAGGTTTTGAGGGTGCGTCGGCGTACGGCAGGAACGATCGCAGTGGTGTCCGCACTGGGCATGACGGCGGTCCTCGGCGGCTGCGGGAGCACGGGCTCCTCCGACGTCACCCTCAGACTCGTCGCCGCCGACTACGGCGACTCCCCGGCCGACAGCTCCAAGAAGTACTGGGACGCCCTGGCCAAGGAGTACGAGTCCAAGCACCCCGGCGTGAAGATCGACGTCAGCGTCTACTCCTGGAACGAGGTCGACGCCAAGGTGAAGGACATGGTCGCCGCCGGCCACGCCCCCGACCTGGCCCAGATCGGCGCCTACGCCGACTACGCCGCCGCCGGCAAGCTCTACCCGGCCTCCGACCTGCTCTCCATACGAACCCAGGCCGACTTCCTCTCCCAGCTCTCCGAGGCCGGGCAGTGGAACCACACGCAGTACGGCATCCCGTTCGCCGCCTCCACGCGCGTGCTCTTCTACAACAAGACCCTGTTCGCCAAGGCCGGCATCACCCCGCCCACCACCTGGGACGAACTGGCCGCCGACGCCAGGGCCCTCAAGGACAAGGGCGTGAAGTACCCCTTCGCGCTCCCTCTCGGCCCCGAGGAGGCCCAGGCCGAGACCATGCAGTGGATGCTCAGCGGCGCCGGCTCCGACAACGACGGCAACGGCTACACCGACGACATCGGCACCTACACCATCGACTCCGCGCCGAACGTCCAGACCTTCACCTGGCTCAAGGACGACCTGGTCGGCAAGGGCCTGACCGGGCCGGTCGCACCCGGCAGGCTGAACCGCGCGGACGCCTTCGCCGCGTTCGCCGACGGCCAGGTCGGCATGCTCAACGGACACCCCACGCTGATCCAGCAGGCCGAGAAGAAGGGCGTGAAGTTCGGCATGGTGCCCACGCCGGGGCGCACCGGCCCGGCCCGGTCCTCCATGGGCGTCGCCGACTGGATGATGGCCTTCCGGCAGAACGGCCACCGCGACCAGATCGGCGACTTCCTCGACTTCGTCTACAGCGACAAGAACGTCCTCGCCTTCTCCCGCGAGTACGGCCTGCTGCCGGTCACCGGCTCCGCCTCGACGGCGATGAGCGAGTCGGACGCCGCCTCCGACAAGGCCCTGCGCCCCTTCCTCGACCAGCTGCCCACCTCCGAGCTGTACCCCGTCGGCAAGACCTCCTGGGCGACGGTCAGCGCCGCCGTGAAGCAGAACATCGGCCAGGCCGTCGCCCCCGGCGGCGATCCCGCCGGCGTCCTCAGCCGCCTCCAGGCCACGGCGACGGCGGCGGACAGCGGCGCCGGGAACTGA
- a CDS encoding ROK family protein, whose amino-acid sequence MRHVIALDVGGTGMKAALVGDDGGLLHRARRATGRERGPDAVVAAILDFAAELHAYGLAHYGEGAAAAGIAVPGIVDEERGVASYAANLGWRDVPLRALLGERLGIPVALGHDVRTGGLAEGRIGAGRGADRFLFVPLGTGIAGAIGIDGRVEAGAHGFAGEIGHVVVRPGGLPCPCGQRGCLERYASASAVSEAWAAACGDPEADAADCAKAVTSGDPNAVRVWQEAVDALADGLVTALTLLDPRTLIIGGGLAEAGDVLFRPLRDAVQRRVTFQRLPGIVPAALGDTAGCLGAGLLARDLLDPTDPSEVTA is encoded by the coding sequence GTGAGACATGTCATCGCCCTCGACGTGGGCGGTACCGGGATGAAGGCCGCCCTCGTCGGCGACGACGGCGGGCTGCTCCACCGCGCCCGCCGCGCCACGGGCCGTGAGCGCGGACCGGACGCGGTGGTCGCGGCGATCCTCGACTTCGCCGCCGAGCTGCACGCGTACGGCCTCGCGCACTACGGCGAGGGCGCCGCCGCTGCCGGCATCGCGGTCCCCGGCATCGTGGACGAGGAGCGGGGCGTCGCCTCCTACGCGGCCAACCTCGGCTGGCGGGACGTACCGCTGCGCGCCCTGCTCGGCGAACGGCTCGGCATCCCGGTCGCCCTCGGCCACGACGTGCGCACCGGCGGGCTCGCCGAGGGCCGGATCGGCGCGGGCCGGGGCGCCGACCGGTTCCTGTTCGTGCCGCTCGGCACCGGGATCGCCGGCGCCATCGGCATCGACGGACGGGTGGAGGCGGGCGCGCACGGCTTCGCGGGCGAGATCGGCCACGTCGTCGTACGGCCCGGCGGGCTGCCGTGCCCCTGCGGGCAGCGCGGCTGCCTGGAGCGGTACGCCTCCGCGTCGGCCGTGAGCGAGGCGTGGGCCGCGGCCTGCGGGGACCCGGAGGCGGACGCCGCCGACTGCGCCAAGGCCGTCACGTCCGGCGATCCGAACGCCGTCCGGGTGTGGCAGGAGGCGGTCGACGCGCTCGCCGACGGCCTGGTCACCGCGCTCACCCTGCTGGACCCGCGCACCCTGATCATCGGCGGCGGGCTCGCCGAGGCCGGGGACGTGCTGTTCCGGCCCCTGCGGGACGCCGTACAGCGGCGGGTCACGTTCCAGAGACTCCCGGGCATCGTCCCGGCGGCGCTGGGGGACACGGCCGGCTGCCTCGGCGCGGGTCTGCTGGCCCGCGATCTCCTCGACCCCACCGACCCCTCGGAGGTAACCGCCTGA
- the cdgB gene encoding diguanylate cyclase CdgB, translated as METESEPYVRLASLRQLHQVMADMNTARSLADTLQTVADGAVHALGYEMACVNLVRPDGDLVVAAFAGNSAAEALITGRVGSRESWERRLNMGERWGDLVFIPHTEGWVLDDDDVPQWFTDGPAPRFEDEWHPSDRLFAPMYAPGVQGGGSGELLGVISVDRPRNGRRPGAWGREALQMYAFQAAIAISNARLRANMQRALVRLEREQQALRASEESFRQAFEYAPSGMAIAEMGGEQHGRILRTNDALCRLLGRPASAMRRYSFSDLVHPEDIGTLLRTSAEGGRAELRLGRRDGTYVWVSLRNSVVADAADGPRFLLTHVEDIEERKRRELQLAHRASHDSLTGLPNSAELRSRLAARLCRRPAHAELESLDAAYSHPAFDMPAGHGFDFRPGTDGYDAYDHHVHTVAPEDGRDDGTKGLAVLFCDLDGFKSINDRFGHNAGDAVLIEVARRLSRGVRDGDTVARLGGDEFVILADGLGRADAQDLAVRLRNEIIQPIRAEGRAVRVGASFGIGWAHCGMTADEVLKSADERMYVEKRSRPKQHRRAG; from the coding sequence ATGGAGACCGAGTCGGAGCCGTATGTCCGTCTTGCGTCCCTGCGACAGCTGCACCAGGTCATGGCCGACATGAACACGGCACGCAGCCTGGCCGACACACTGCAGACCGTCGCCGACGGCGCCGTACACGCCCTCGGGTACGAGATGGCGTGCGTGAACCTGGTCCGTCCCGACGGCGACCTCGTCGTCGCCGCGTTCGCCGGGAACTCCGCCGCCGAGGCCCTGATCACCGGCCGGGTCGGCTCCCGCGAGTCCTGGGAGCGGCGGCTGAACATGGGCGAGCGCTGGGGGGACCTGGTCTTCATCCCGCACACCGAGGGATGGGTGCTGGACGACGACGACGTACCGCAGTGGTTCACCGACGGGCCCGCACCGCGCTTCGAGGACGAGTGGCACCCCTCCGACCGCCTCTTCGCCCCCATGTACGCGCCGGGCGTGCAGGGCGGCGGCTCCGGTGAGCTGCTCGGCGTCATATCCGTCGACCGGCCGCGCAACGGCCGGCGGCCCGGCGCCTGGGGCCGCGAGGCCCTGCAGATGTACGCCTTCCAGGCCGCCATCGCGATCAGCAACGCGCGGCTGCGCGCCAACATGCAGCGCGCCCTCGTCCGCCTGGAACGCGAGCAGCAGGCCCTGCGGGCGAGTGAGGAAAGCTTCAGGCAGGCCTTCGAGTACGCGCCCTCCGGCATGGCGATCGCCGAGATGGGCGGCGAGCAGCACGGCCGCATCCTGCGCACCAACGACGCCCTGTGCCGCCTGCTGGGCCGCCCCGCCTCCGCGATGCGCCGCTACTCCTTCTCCGACCTGGTCCACCCCGAGGACATCGGCACCCTGCTGCGGACCTCGGCGGAGGGCGGCCGCGCCGAGCTGCGCCTGGGCCGCCGGGACGGCACGTACGTCTGGGTGTCGCTGCGCAACTCCGTCGTCGCGGACGCCGCCGACGGCCCCCGCTTCCTGCTGACCCACGTCGAGGACATAGAGGAGCGCAAGCGCCGCGAGCTGCAGCTCGCCCACCGCGCCTCGCACGACTCCCTCACCGGCCTGCCGAACTCCGCCGAGCTGCGCTCGCGCCTCGCGGCCCGGCTGTGCCGGCGCCCGGCCCACGCCGAGTTGGAGTCCCTGGACGCGGCCTACAGCCACCCCGCCTTCGACATGCCCGCGGGGCACGGCTTCGACTTCCGGCCGGGCACGGACGGCTACGACGCGTACGACCACCATGTGCACACCGTCGCCCCGGAGGACGGCCGCGACGACGGCACCAAGGGGCTCGCGGTGCTCTTCTGCGACCTCGACGGCTTCAAGTCGATCAACGACCGGTTCGGGCACAACGCGGGTGACGCGGTCCTCATCGAGGTCGCGCGCAGGCTGTCGCGCGGGGTCCGGGACGGCGACACGGTCGCCCGGCTCGGCGGCGACGAGTTCGTGATCCTCGCCGACGGTCTCGGCCGGGCCGACGCCCAGGACCTCGCCGTACGGCTGCGCAACGAGATCATCCAGCCCATCCGGGCCGAGGGCCGGGCCGTCCGGGTGGGCGCCAGCTTCGGCATCGGGTGGGCGCACTGCGGCATGACGGCGGACGAAGTGTTGAAGTCCGCCGACGAGCGGATGTACGTAGAGAAACGATCTCGTCCCAAACAGCACCGACGCGCCGGGTGA
- a CDS encoding 1-phosphofructokinase family hexose kinase, giving the protein MILTVTLNTALDLTYRVRSLRPHASHRVSEVVERAGGKGVNVARVLAALGHEVTVTGFAGGGTGREIRDRLAGVPGLTDALVPVSGPTRRTIAIVDELSGDTTQLNEPGPQIAPAEWGAFLDRYDELLPSASAVALCGSLPPGVPVGAYANLVRVARAHRVPVLLDTSGEPLRRGVAARPDLVKPNAEELAELTGSHEPLRATQDARRRGAHAVVASLGPQGLLAVTPEGRWRAAPPAAVHGNPTGAGDSAVAGLLSGLVQQLPWPDRLTRAAALSAATVRAPAAGEFDRAAYEELLGRVAVTGVAGAA; this is encoded by the coding sequence GTGATCCTCACGGTCACGCTGAACACCGCTCTCGACCTCACCTATCGCGTGCGGTCGCTGCGGCCGCACGCCTCGCACCGGGTGTCGGAGGTCGTCGAGCGGGCCGGCGGCAAGGGAGTGAACGTGGCCCGGGTGCTGGCGGCGCTCGGGCACGAGGTGACGGTCACGGGGTTCGCGGGCGGCGGGACCGGGCGGGAGATACGCGACCGGCTGGCCGGGGTCCCCGGCCTGACCGACGCCCTCGTCCCCGTCTCGGGCCCGACCCGGCGCACGATCGCGATCGTCGACGAACTCTCCGGTGACACCACCCAGTTGAACGAGCCGGGCCCGCAGATAGCGCCCGCCGAGTGGGGCGCCTTCCTCGACCGCTACGACGAACTCCTGCCGTCCGCCTCGGCGGTGGCCCTGTGCGGCAGCCTGCCCCCGGGCGTGCCGGTGGGGGCGTACGCGAACCTGGTCCGGGTCGCCCGCGCCCACCGGGTCCCCGTGCTGCTGGACACCAGCGGCGAACCGCTGCGCCGCGGCGTGGCCGCCCGTCCCGACCTGGTCAAACCCAACGCCGAGGAACTGGCCGAACTCACCGGCTCCCACGAGCCGCTGCGCGCCACCCAGGACGCCCGCCGGCGCGGCGCCCACGCGGTCGTGGCCTCCCTCGGCCCGCAGGGCCTGCTGGCGGTCACCCCGGAGGGCCGCTGGCGCGCCGCCCCGCCGGCCGCGGTGCACGGCAACCCGACCGGCGCGGGCGACTCGGCGGTGGCGGGCCTGCTGTCCGGGCTCGTCCAGCAACTCCCCTGGCCGGACCGCCTGACCCGCGCGGCCGCCCTCTCGGCGGCGACCGTACGAGCACCGGCGGCGGGCGAGTTCGACCGGGCGGCGTACGAGGAACTGCTGGGACGGGTAGCGGTGACCGGGGTGGCCGGCGCGGCCTAG
- a CDS encoding carbohydrate-binding protein: MTPGENGPSTPEDDDPFGYLYADGQARGAQPPSGGYGYPNSVSRVRTVGERQYGQQQPAYGQPTMPQQQAGYGQPNAYYQAPETLPGGAPPSTHRSAPPAPGRRGPNTKGLLIGAVAVVAAVVIGIGIAMLNGNPDDKKNEAGPSTSPTRSQNHSPSPSNNDSPANNELKTDAAADGIQLAGGAAKASDVKGAQSSDGSYVGGLNQVGASITWSVDDVPAQGEYTLFTHFSVAGPDQKMTVSINGKPFATGLPLKNYTHAKDGDYAHGWTTTYVYPTLNKGSNTISISCQPGDQCNALIDQLWLQQGEHTLHG; this comes from the coding sequence ATGACGCCCGGCGAAAACGGCCCGAGCACGCCCGAGGACGACGACCCGTTCGGCTACCTGTACGCCGACGGTCAGGCCAGAGGGGCTCAGCCGCCGTCCGGCGGTTACGGCTACCCGAACTCGGTCAGCAGAGTGCGCACGGTGGGCGAGCGTCAGTACGGCCAGCAGCAGCCGGCGTACGGCCAGCCGACGATGCCGCAGCAGCAGGCCGGCTACGGCCAGCCGAACGCCTACTACCAGGCCCCCGAGACCCTCCCCGGCGGCGCCCCGCCGAGCACCCACCGCTCCGCGCCCCCCGCACCGGGCCGCCGCGGCCCGAACACCAAGGGCCTGCTGATCGGCGCGGTCGCGGTGGTCGCCGCGGTCGTCATCGGCATCGGCATCGCCATGCTCAACGGCAACCCGGACGACAAGAAGAACGAGGCCGGGCCCAGCACGTCCCCCACCCGGTCCCAGAACCACAGCCCGAGCCCGTCGAACAACGACTCACCGGCGAACAACGAGCTGAAGACCGACGCGGCCGCCGACGGCATCCAGCTGGCGGGCGGCGCGGCGAAGGCCTCGGACGTCAAGGGCGCGCAGAGTTCCGACGGCTCCTACGTGGGCGGTCTGAACCAGGTCGGCGCCTCGATCACCTGGAGCGTCGACGACGTCCCCGCGCAGGGCGAGTACACCCTGTTCACGCACTTCAGCGTGGCCGGACCGGACCAGAAGATGACGGTCAGCATCAACGGCAAGCCGTTCGCCACCGGACTGCCGCTGAAGAACTACACCCACGCCAAGGACGGCGACTACGCCCACGGCTGGACGACGACCTACGTGTACCCCACCCTCAACAAGGGCTCCAACACCATCTCCATCTCCTGCCAGCCCGGCGACCAGTGCAACGCCCTGATCGACCAGCTCTGGCTCCAGCAGGGCGAGCACACGCTGCACGGCTAG
- a CDS encoding alpha,alpha-trehalose-phosphate synthase (UDP-forming), with amino-acid sequence MASTDAAVKRAQVLVASNRGPVSYTVDEGGALRARRGGGGLVSGLSAIGSDADSLWVCAALGDGDREAVRRAGGGLLPAEDSGGQRVRMLDIDARVHADAYNGIANSVLWFVHHMLYQTPLEPVFDAEFRRQWASYETYNRAFAEALAEAAADGAAVLVQDYHLCLVPGMLRELRPDLRIGHFSHTPWAPPEYFRLLPDDIREQLMAGMLGADRVAFLTQRWADAFRDCAQAVLESGMPADTRIGVHGLGADGDFLRKRAHEPDVEERMAALREEIGEGRRTIVRVDRTELSKNIVRGLLAYRQLLEDHPEWRERVVHVAFAYPSRQDLAVYRDYTDAVQRVAEEINSAYGTVGWTPVVLHVKDDFARSLAAYRLADVALVNPIRDGMNLVAKEVPVVSDEGCALVLSREAGAYEELGPHAFAVNPYDVLETARALHEALSLPDAERAERSKRLADAATALPPARWFLDQLRALQELQPS; translated from the coding sequence ATGGCTTCCACGGATGCTGCGGTCAAGAGAGCTCAGGTGCTGGTCGCGTCCAACCGCGGCCCGGTTTCGTACACGGTGGACGAGGGCGGTGCGCTGCGCGCCAGGCGGGGCGGCGGCGGGCTGGTCTCGGGACTGTCGGCCATCGGCTCGGACGCGGACTCGCTGTGGGTGTGCGCGGCGCTCGGCGACGGCGACCGCGAGGCCGTACGGCGGGCCGGCGGCGGGCTGCTGCCGGCCGAGGACAGCGGCGGGCAGCGGGTGCGGATGCTGGACATCGACGCGCGCGTGCACGCGGACGCCTACAACGGCATCGCCAACTCGGTGCTGTGGTTCGTGCATCACATGCTGTACCAGACCCCGCTGGAGCCGGTCTTCGACGCGGAGTTCCGCCGGCAGTGGGCGTCGTACGAGACCTACAACCGCGCGTTCGCCGAGGCGCTGGCCGAGGCGGCGGCCGACGGCGCGGCCGTCCTCGTCCAGGACTACCACCTGTGCCTGGTCCCCGGCATGCTGCGCGAGCTGCGCCCGGACCTGCGGATCGGTCACTTCTCGCACACGCCGTGGGCGCCGCCCGAGTACTTCCGGCTGCTCCCGGACGACATCCGCGAGCAGCTGATGGCGGGCATGCTCGGCGCCGACCGGGTGGCGTTCCTGACACAGCGCTGGGCGGACGCGTTCCGGGACTGCGCGCAGGCGGTCCTGGAGTCCGGGATGCCCGCGGACACGCGGATCGGCGTGCACGGTCTGGGCGCGGACGGGGACTTCCTGCGCAAGCGGGCGCACGAGCCGGACGTCGAGGAGCGGATGGCCGCGCTGCGCGAGGAGATCGGCGAGGGCCGCCGGACCATCGTCCGCGTCGACCGCACCGAGCTGTCCAAGAACATCGTGCGCGGCCTGTTGGCCTACCGGCAGCTGCTGGAGGACCACCCCGAGTGGCGGGAGCGGGTGGTGCACGTCGCGTTCGCCTATCCGTCCCGGCAGGACCTCGCCGTGTACCGGGACTACACAGACGCGGTGCAGCGAGTGGCCGAGGAGATCAACTCCGCGTACGGCACGGTCGGCTGGACCCCGGTGGTGCTGCACGTCAAGGACGACTTCGCGCGCTCGCTGGCCGCCTACCGGCTCGCCGACGTGGCCCTCGTCAACCCCATCCGGGACGGCATGAACCTGGTCGCCAAGGAGGTGCCGGTCGTCTCCGACGAGGGCTGCGCGCTGGTGCTGTCCCGGGAGGCGGGCGCGTACGAGGAGCTGGGCCCGCACGCGTTCGCGGTCAACCCCTACGACGTGCTGGAGACCGCGCGGGCGCTGCACGAGGCGCTGAGCCTGCCGGACGCGGAGCGGGCGGAGCGGTCGAAACGGCTGGCCGACGCGGCCACCGCGCTGCCGCCCGCCCGCTGGTTCCTGGACCAGCTGCGGGCACTCCAGGAACTTCAGCCGAGCTGA